One region of Triticum aestivum cultivar Chinese Spring chromosome 6B, IWGSC CS RefSeq v2.1, whole genome shotgun sequence genomic DNA includes:
- the LOC123133428 gene encoding uncharacterized protein: MASLALRPIMPATAAAASTTTSLHRSHRGSPTMLRRRVTRRQPVTCMAESSGGGNSTVELAAGAAGLASCATVAWSLYTLKATGCGLPPGPGGSLGAAEGVSYLVVAGLVGWSLTTKVRTGSGLPAGPYGLLGAAEGVAYLTVVAIAAVFGLQFFQQGSLPGPLPSEQCFG, translated from the coding sequence ATGGCGTCGTTAGCCCTCAGGCCCATCATGCCAGCAACCGCGGCGGCCGCTTCCACGACCACATCTCTCCACCGCTCCCACCGCGGCAGCCCCACCATGCTCCGGCGCCGCGTGACCCGCCGGCAACCAGTCACGTGCATGGCCGAGAGCAGCGGCGGGGGCAACAGCACCGTGGAGCTGGCCGCCGGGGCGGCCGGGCTGGCGTCGTGCGCGACGGTGGCGTGGTCCCTCTACACCCTCAAGGCGACGGGCTGCGGGCTGCCCCCGGGCCCCGGCGGCTCGCTGGGCGCGGCGGAGGGCGTCAGCTACCTCGTGGTGGCGGGCCTCGTCGGCTGGTCGCTCACCACCAAGGTGCGCACCGGGTCGGGCCTCCCGGCCGGGCCCTACGGCCTGCTCGGCGCCGCCGAGGGCGTCGCGTACCTCACCGTCGTCGCCATCGCCGCCGTGTTCGGGCTGCAGTTCTTCCAGCAGGGGTCGCTCCCGGGCCCGTTGCCGTCGGAGCAGTGCTTTGGCTAA